A window of the Acidithiobacillus thiooxidans ATCC 19377 genome harbors these coding sequences:
- a CDS encoding ISL3 family transposase: MVPEELFSLALGLVPPWLVDDVTFQVEEKRLDLHINFPKGSRFACPVCGEECPVHDTREHTWRHMDFFQHEAYLHARVPRVMCPEHGVHQIPVPWAREGSRFTLLFEALIMTLVREMPVLTVARLIGETDTLLWRVIDHYVPEARTRVDMAHVHAVGVDETSSRRGHDYITLFVDLEARRLLFATPGKDVSTFARFATDLEAHGGSAEAVTDVSMDLSPAFQKGAKEHLPNAQVTFDRFHLMKLVNEAVDAVRRSEAFTQPDLKKTRWLWLKNERKLKVKQKEKLQALLKDQNLKTAQAYQFRLTFQDIFTIKNRHQGATLLKAWLENAKTSDLPPIVKVAYTIMNHWDGVLHWFESQITNGILEGFNSLIQSAKAKARGYRTHKNFINMAYLILGKLDLRLPT; the protein is encoded by the coding sequence ATGGTCCCAGAAGAGCTGTTTTCTCTCGCGTTAGGGTTGGTACCGCCGTGGTTGGTGGACGATGTGACCTTCCAAGTGGAGGAGAAGCGCCTGGATCTGCACATCAACTTTCCCAAGGGCAGTCGCTTTGCTTGCCCCGTCTGTGGTGAGGAGTGTCCGGTACATGACACCCGTGAACATACTTGGCGGCACATGGATTTCTTTCAGCATGAAGCCTATCTCCACGCCCGCGTACCCCGTGTGATGTGCCCGGAACATGGGGTGCATCAGATCCCTGTTCCCTGGGCGCGGGAAGGCTCGCGTTTCACCCTGCTCTTTGAAGCGCTGATCATGACCCTGGTGCGGGAGATGCCGGTATTGACAGTAGCCCGCCTGATCGGCGAGACCGACACGCTCCTGTGGCGGGTGATTGACCACTATGTGCCCGAAGCCCGTACCAGAGTGGATATGGCCCATGTCCATGCCGTCGGCGTCGATGAAACCAGCAGTCGGCGCGGCCATGACTACATCACGCTCTTCGTAGATCTGGAAGCTAGGCGACTGCTGTTTGCCACCCCCGGTAAGGACGTCTCCACTTTTGCGCGATTTGCCACAGACCTTGAAGCCCATGGGGGCAGCGCAGAAGCTGTCACGGACGTCAGCATGGACTTGTCTCCCGCCTTCCAGAAAGGGGCTAAAGAGCATCTTCCCAACGCCCAGGTGACCTTTGATCGTTTCCACCTCATGAAGCTCGTCAACGAGGCCGTGGACGCGGTACGCAGGAGCGAAGCATTTACCCAGCCAGACCTCAAAAAGACCCGCTGGCTCTGGCTCAAGAATGAACGGAAACTCAAGGTGAAGCAGAAAGAAAAGCTGCAGGCATTACTCAAAGACCAGAACCTCAAGACGGCGCAGGCCTACCAATTCCGCCTGACCTTTCAGGACATCTTCACGATCAAGAATCGCCATCAGGGTGCTACCCTCTTGAAAGCCTGGTTGGAAAACGCCAAGACCAGCGATCTGCCGCCTATCGTCAAGGTTGCCTACACCATCATGAATCATTGGGATGGTGTGCTCCACTGGTTTGAGAGCCAGATCACCAATGGAATTCTGGAAGGTTTTAACAGCCTCATTCAATCCGCCAAGGCGAAAGCTCGGGGTTACCGTACCCACAAGAACTTTATCAATATGGCCTACCTGATCTTGGGTAAGCTGGATCTCAGGCTACCCACTTGA
- a CDS encoding fumarylacetoacetate hydrolase family protein: MKLSKISSNSTIELALWRGCDLLSLRNIAPRLTLMDLLGASASLRNDLEQRLNRAHAQDLLDPTQLNFLPPLPENCKILCAGLNYQSHATEVSAPPAEYPNFFMRYEDTLVGHGQALRIPSSSRELDYEGELAVVIGKPCFGSMNDAQALDCVSGYTIFNDASVRDFQFRASQWTLGKNFPATGGCGPVVVSADELPMGAKGLALQTLIDGTVMQTGNTADLIFDVAALIRALAAVTPLRSGDLIITGTPAGVGFTRNPPRFLQAGEHCEVRIEGIGSLINPVSAN, from the coding sequence TTGAAACTCAGTAAAATCAGTAGTAACAGCACCATCGAATTGGCGCTCTGGCGCGGTTGCGACTTGCTGTCCCTGCGGAATATCGCCCCGCGATTGACCCTGATGGATTTGCTCGGCGCGAGTGCCAGCCTGCGCAATGATCTGGAACAACGACTTAATCGTGCGCATGCCCAGGACCTGCTTGATCCCACGCAACTGAATTTTCTGCCTCCCTTACCCGAAAACTGCAAAATCCTCTGCGCAGGGCTGAATTATCAAAGTCATGCCACGGAAGTCTCTGCTCCACCAGCGGAATATCCCAACTTTTTTATGCGTTACGAAGATACTCTGGTGGGACACGGTCAAGCCCTGCGTATCCCTTCCAGCTCCCGGGAACTGGATTACGAAGGAGAACTCGCTGTGGTTATTGGCAAGCCCTGCTTCGGGTCCATGAACGATGCACAAGCACTGGATTGTGTGTCAGGTTACACCATTTTCAACGATGCCAGCGTCAGGGATTTCCAGTTTCGCGCCAGTCAGTGGACCCTGGGCAAAAACTTTCCTGCTACGGGCGGATGTGGGCCTGTGGTAGTCAGTGCCGATGAACTTCCCATGGGAGCCAAAGGCCTGGCCTTGCAGACGTTGATTGATGGTACGGTCATGCAGACCGGCAATACGGCCGACTTGATTTTCGACGTTGCGGCGCTAATTCGTGCCCTGGCGGCAGTCACGCCCCTGCGTAGTGGAGACCTGATCATTACCGGAACACCGGCTGGTGTAGGATTCACCCGCAATCCGCCGCGTTTTTTACAGGCCGGTGAACACTGCGAAGTTCGTATTGAAGGCATCGGGTCGCTCATCAATCCGGTCTCGGCAAATTAA
- a CDS encoding mechanosensitive ion channel domain-containing protein: MVMTVYGIDVDPEWLLHRAIYTVLIILGSYVILHWYGKAINHLLSFLGSRRTISHGYGIVFKRITTWFLWLLVWVVVLRVWAVDVTAICTTFVSLLAVIGVGMLALWAMVSNITARFFIWFWQPLRLGQRIEIFPEALIGEVVEENLMFTELKQDDGAVVVIPNNFFFQRVIRRLPDVGDKKESE, translated from the coding sequence ATGGTAATGACAGTATACGGGATTGATGTAGATCCCGAATGGCTATTGCATAGAGCGATTTATACGGTACTGATTATACTGGGCAGCTATGTCATTTTGCATTGGTACGGTAAAGCCATCAATCACCTGCTGTCTTTTCTGGGATCACGGCGCACCATTTCCCATGGTTATGGCATCGTTTTTAAACGCATAACTACCTGGTTTTTATGGCTTCTGGTTTGGGTAGTGGTGTTGCGCGTCTGGGCGGTGGATGTGACTGCCATATGTACGACTTTTGTCAGTCTGCTGGCGGTAATCGGTGTGGGTATGCTGGCTTTGTGGGCGATGGTCAGCAATATTACCGCGCGGTTTTTTATCTGGTTCTGGCAGCCCTTACGTTTAGGTCAGCGTATCGAAATTTTCCCTGAAGCACTCATCGGTGAAGTGGTTGAAGAAAACCTGATGTTTACCGAGCTCAAACAGGACGATGGCGCGGTGGTCGTCATCCCCAATAATTTTTTCTTTCAGCGTGTGATCCGCCGTTTACCGGATGTGGGCGACAAGAAAGAAAGTGAATAA